One Lepus europaeus isolate LE1 chromosome 17, mLepTim1.pri, whole genome shotgun sequence genomic window, CATTTGGGTTGGGGTGTTCAGCTGGCAACGTCTATGCAgatgctccaaaatccaaaactccTGGCAGGCCGACACAACGCTGCTTCCCAGCCACTCGGAAAGGGACACCCCCTGCGTTGTCACCCGCGTTGTCACCTGGGTGTATCGTGCTTGCTGTGTTTCTCCTTCCCAGGAGGTGCAGCTTGTGCAGCAATAGGGTTTCCGTTTTCTTCCTTGTGTCCCCAACACCTAGGCAGTTGGACTACCAATTCAGTGCAAAGTGAAATGAAATGTTTGTGGTGAGGATAAACGATTCACAGCCTCTTCTGCAGGAGCCGCGAAGGGACCCTTTGGCGGTGCTTCAAAGCGAAGAGAATTTCTCTGCCACACCTAAGGTCTTCCCTCCCCCTGGCGTTAAGCCTGTGACAAGCTGACCTTTCTCCTAGGTGCAAGTCCTCAGGCCTCGAGCACTCCAGTTCTGAAACCTTGAACTCTTTGATCACTGAATTCTCTGTTCCCTAGGAGACTTGAGTGACAGTCCTCTGGAGCATCctccaaagaaaggaagagacacccGGGACCGGAAGTCGGCGTCAAGATCATACTGTGACTTTTCAAGGGGAAGTGCCTAAGGACCCTGAACCAGACCTCGCCCCCATGTGGGAAACGGAGAAATATTTCCAGCAGCAGGAGCGGTGTGGTGACCCATCACACTGATGGCTTCAGAAAGGTGGAGAAGGAAAACCACCTGGCCTTGAAAGTGGGgagccaaatggccacaggggacCCTGCAGCGCACCTCTGCCAGGACGAGCCCCAGGGAACAGGCAGCCACGCAGTGACTGAGGAGAGCCCCGAGAGGACAGCGGCAAGGGGGGGACGTCCTCCCACGGAGCGCTGTCCAGAGAACCTTCACATCAGACTTGGGTCTGATGTCACAGAGCTGGGCTCGCCCTTGTTCCGGGGTGAGGTGACCTGCCACAGCGGCCAGCCGAAAGAACCTTTGGGTCCCTCGGAATATAACCGCCGGGACCTTCCCGAATGGAAGTCACGGTCAGTCAGCTGTAGCCAGCAGAAGTTTCCCACGGAGGAGCAACCCTGTGCCCGTGGCAGCCGTGGGAAAGCACTCCACCCCGGCCCCAACGGCCATCCGCGTGAGAAAATCCACTTGGCGGCGGCAAAGCTGTTCAGATGTGGTCGGTGTGGTGAGGACTTCAGTCAGAACTCAGAGCTGCTGCTCCACCAGCGAGGCCACGCACAAGAGAAACCCTACAGGTGTGAGCAGTGTGGCAAGGGCTTCACCAGGAGCTCCAGCCTGCTCGTCCACCAGGCCGTGCACACAGAAGAGAAACCCTACAGGTGTGAGCAGTGCGGCAAGGGCTTCACCAGGAGCTCCAGCCTGCTCGTCCACCACGCGGTGCACACCGGCGAGAAGCCCTACAAGTGCGACAGGTGCGCCAAGGGCTTCAGCCAGAGCTCCAAGCTGCTCATCCACCAGCGGGTGCACACCGGGGAGAAGCCCTACGAGTGCGGGGAGTGCGGCATGAGCTTCAGCCAGCGCTCCAACCTGCACATCCACCAGCGGGTGCACACTGGGGAGAGGCCCTACAAGTGCGCCGAGTGTGGCAAGGGCTTCAGCCAGAGCTCCAACCTGCACATCCACCGCTGCGTCCACACCGGCGAGAAGCCCTACCAGTGCTACGAGTGCGGCAAGGGCTTCAGCCAGAGCTCGGACCTGCGCATCCACCTGCGGGTGCACACCGGCGAGAAGCCCTACCACTGCGGCAAGTGCGGCAAGGGCTTCAGCCAGAGCTCCAAGCTGCTCATCCACCAGCGGGTGCACACCGGCGAGAAGCCCTATGAGTGCGGGGAGTGCGGCAAGGGCTTCAGCCAGAGCTCCAACCTGCACATCCACCAGCGGGTGCACAGGAAAGAGCCCCGCTGAGGACAGGAGCTGGCGCCGCGGACCGGAGGGACTGTGTTCTTCACCTCACTCTTCCTCGTAttccagaggagagagagggaggaagggtcgCTCAGAGAAGTTCCTTCACGGAAACAAAACCGTtccttcattcactcactcattgtTCTAAGTTCCAGGCACTTTATTACGCTGCACACCTGTGGATCACCCTGGATCCTCAGATAGGTAGAGTGACCTTACAATTCAGTCTGTTTGGAACCGTATGTTCTGCCCAGTGTTGCCAACAACGAGAACTTGGTATCTGTCCAAGCAGGGCATGTCTGCCCTTATCCACGTTACCTGAGAAGTTGCAATCTGATTTCTCCTCAAATCGGGTGCCTTGTGTTCTTGGTGTTTTCTGAGACAACATCTGGTTTGTCCGGTTTTGGCCTAGGATGTATGGGAGAAAGCTGCAGAGGCTGTGGACATCTCTTGTTGATTGCAATACTGCACCGCGGTCTGTAGCCACACAGCAAGGAGGTGGAAAAGGCCACCTCTGCACACGACTTTTAGTGGGACATCGAGTGCCCTTCCCCCAGGCAGCTGTTCAGAAACAGGTAGTTCCTTTTCATGGGTACAAGCTAGTTTATTGGGAAATTTTCTAGATCTCCCCACCTCATACATGCTCCCCACACACACCATGCTGAAACATGGCAAATGaagttgattttatttaaatatatttaatgccCCTCCCAGCACTTCCGCATCCGGTTGTCTTAATTTATTTCACCACCCCATGCCCTGAGCAAAACAAAGGAGTCCGGCATTTTTCTTTCTGAGCTTTAATGTCTCACGTAAGTGCCCTAAAAACGTCATTTGTTTTACCCACTCCTTTGACCTCACTATAGACAACTAAtttctttctgttatttttgCATTTGCTTACTAATATGCCACATGAAAGTAGCTACACAGATGTTTTAGCCACATTTGGAGAATATATTGAGAAGAGGACTGAAAACATGTGCCCTATCACTCACTTCCCTAGGGGTGTGGATGGCATTGGTGTGGCTATAGGCCCCCCACAGTAAGGCATTTGGCGCTTGGGAGTTAACACAGGAAGTCTGTGCAACAGCAGGAGACTGATTGCCAGCATGTAACTACATAGGAAGTTACCATTCAGTGGGCTCCTAGTTGCAACTCATGATTGCGCATGCAATGCTGCTTAAAGAACCCCAGTTCTCTCCCATAACTAGCCCCCATATTTTAAAAGAACCAGATAGGCACATATTTACTAGCTAGGAAGGTGGAGTTGTAGCGGATCCCCAGACTAAGGGTGATCTGAAGCACTTAGCGCTAAGGACGTACCAGGTCACCAACTCAAGGGAAGCAGTTACTCCCAGAAAAAGGAATGAAGGAGGGTGAGTGACACACATCGGCTTTCCTTCGAGAGAGACTCCTGGACTGGCTGTAGCCCTGAACAGTCTGTGGGGGAATGATTCTGGGTGGTGGCTTAGCACCTGCCCTTGGGCTCTGCAGAGTAGCCTTTGTTCAGGCAGCACCACAAGTGCTTTGTGGATGAGGTCTCAGATTCCAGCCACCCTCTGAAGAGGTGATGGCTTTGACTTCCCTGTCACACCGGCCTTCGAATTGATTAACGTGATctaactggaattgggagccatgTCAAGTATAAAGAACCCATGGACACAAAGGCCACGGCATAGGGCTGAAGTCAGTCCCAGACATAAAACTGTTTTTCCAGATTTCCTTTTATATGTAATTTTGAGTcatcacatttttgttttaagatttgtttgtttgtttgaaaggcggagttacagagaggcagaggccgagacAAGTCTCCCGTCTGCTGAGAGAGTCTTTCcagtcactccccaggtggccgcaatgaccagggctgggccagaccaaagcaaggagcttcatccaggtcttccacgtgggtgtggggcccacccacacttgggccatcttccactgcttttcccaggccattagcagggagctgggtcagaagtggagcagctggggcttgaaccagcacacttATCACCAGCCCTGAGTTGTCAATGTTTTAACTATTTTAACTAGCTATTGCTGTTCTCTTTTAGGCATTATCttcctttctttaaatttatattttaaaagattcatttttatttgaaaggcagagagggagagatatatcttccagtcactggttcactccccaaatggctacaacagccagggctgggccaggccaaagccaggagcctggaactccatctgggtctctcacatgggtagagTGGGCCTGAGTACCCAGgacaacttccactgctttcccaggtgcattagcagagagctggatgggaaccaaagcagctaggactctaaaCGTAGCGGTTTAACCATCTGTGCCGTAACTCCCGTCTCATATTATCTTCCTTAATTCAGTTGATATGATCTGTGTGCTTAGGGAACATTTCACTGCTTGTGGGAAGGAAGTTGGAGGAAAAgagtaactttaaaaaagaggGACTTGTGTGTGGAAATGCACACAGAAGGAACAATGGTAAGCCATTTGGAAAACAATGTGGCTGTCCTTACAAAGTGAGACACTTAGCTCACAGCATGGCAAACCCACTCCACAGTGTGTACTCGAGTAGGGGAAACACTTCCATCCATAGCCCTTACAGAAGGGCTCATGGTTTACTCTTAATAGCCATAACCTTCAGAATGGACACAACCTGAGTGTCCACCAGCAAGGGAAAGGGAAAACAGAGGCTGCTGTGGTGGTACCAcagttaacctgctgcctgcaatgccagcatcccctatcagagcaccagttcaagtcccagctagtctgtgtctgagcccactccctgctaacatgcccgggaaagcagtggaagatggcccaagtacttgggtccctgctacccacatgggatacctggatggagttcctggctcttagcttcagctgggcccagccctggctgtttactGGAGAAcaaaccatcaaatggaagatctcttctctgtttctccatgtctttctcttcctctctctttctgccttgcaaataagatgaatataaacaaaatttttaaaaaaaggtgaagaaaagcaaagaaatgggcaaagtatttCAGGCAAAAGCCCTATTGGTATTACAATGGAATCTCAGGCTTAATCCTCAACTTTATGACATGAAAGAACCAGATATCATATAATGATAAATAGCAAAATCAGTTAAGAAGACAAGTCATATTGTTACACATCTAAATACAAAATCAACTGCTACCTTAGTGACATAAAGCAAACTACTGAATAAGGCAAGGTACCTCTTCAACTTAGGACAGGTGGAAGagataaaaataagcaaagataACTCTCAAGTGGGATACTacagaaaacaatattttattctaaaataatacTGAGGGAAAATTTGCTAAATTTGATGCACTATTAATGATATCTAAAATTTAatggtatttattctttttatttgaaagcagagaatcttccacccactgattccctccccaaagtCTGGAGCCTGagtccagtccaggtctcccattaagtggcagtgacccaagcatttgagacaTTGTCTACTGCTTCCAGgagtagcaggaagccagaccagaagccaggactccagccaggcatTCTGACGCGGGATACCAGATGCCTGCTCCTCAGTCATATTTATGCTATGCCAGATGggtttctaaatattttagaCATAATCTAATAATTTCCAATAAACATGTAAAATAGGTATCACCATTGTCCAAAAGGAAGACATAAGAAAACTAAAGTAAAAAAGCTAAGCAACATATTGAAGATAGGAATCAGGTCATCTGACAACATTTTCATCATTAGATCATATGCTGGTCACCAAGAAATTCTAGAAGTAAGACATTGTTAGAAGTAAATTTTGTGACACTATATCCTCAATTATGAACTACAAAAGCAAAGGAGTAGATTTCCTAGGATATAgactaaaaagaagaaattatgccCTAAGTAAAATTTCAGGCCTTAGGTAGATGTCAAAATCCAAgtaagggaccagcattgtggtgtagcaagtaaagccaccacctgcaacgctagcaccccatatggg contains:
- the ZNF239 gene encoding zinc finger protein 239, whose translation is MATGDPAAHLCQDEPQGTGSHAVTEESPERTAARGGRPPTERCPENLHIRLGSDVTELGSPLFRGEVTCHSGQPKEPLGPSEYNRRDLPEWKSRSVSCSQQKFPTEEQPCARGSRGKALHPGPNGHPREKIHLAAAKLFRCGRCGEDFSQNSELLLHQRGHAQEKPYRCEQCGKGFTRSSSLLVHQAVHTEEKPYRCEQCGKGFTRSSSLLVHHAVHTGEKPYKCDRCAKGFSQSSKLLIHQRVHTGEKPYECGECGMSFSQRSNLHIHQRVHTGERPYKCAECGKGFSQSSNLHIHRCVHTGEKPYQCYECGKGFSQSSDLRIHLRVHTGEKPYHCGKCGKGFSQSSKLLIHQRVHTGEKPYECGECGKGFSQSSNLHIHQRVHRKEPR